From Magnolia sinica isolate HGM2019 chromosome 13, MsV1, whole genome shotgun sequence, one genomic window encodes:
- the LOC131224230 gene encoding uncharacterized protein LOC131224230 → MVHFAVLRKHQIKLYLVPLRIGHALQCLQCSPSKGSLKMNRTCKEVHPSFGVLATNDFKRSKTLLDISSISMDDLNDFETQLQEFFNEVKSMLAMGNKDDAIDLLQANYLAVKEQIDAGYKGMEQAAILDLIALGYMGVGDLAFVECLLEMLWEIVGSIENDEPLLDSVLMHMGSMYTTLGKFENAMLAYRRDVEILESLFGKHSPILIALLMGMAKVFSFIGRATKAIEIYHRAVMILEMNRGAECEDLVIPLCGLGNLLIKEGKAADAEISFKRILSIYTKLYGANDGRVGMAMCSLAHAMCAKGNLNEAIGAYRKGLQVIKDSDYMALDDNVLEKMRIDLAELLHIAGREHEGRQLLEECLLISKRYKGKEHPGSVTHLLNLASSYSRSKNFVEAERLLRTSLQIILLKYCMKIVFCALI, encoded by the coding sequence ATGGTGCATTTTGCAGTTCTTCGCAAACACCAGATCAAGCTTTATCTTGTACCTCTTAGAATAGGTCATGCATTGCAATGCTTGCAATGCTCTCCCTCAAAAGGCTCACTGAAAATGAACAGAACATGCAAGGAAGTTCACCCTTCTTTTGGTGTTTTGGCTACAAATGACTTTAAGAGGTCTAAGACGTTGCTTGATATTTCAAGTATCTCCATGGATGATTTGAATGATTTTGAGACACAGCTGCAAGAGTTCTTCAATGAAGTCAAATCTATGCTGGCAATGGGGAACAAAGATGATGCCATAGATCTGCTTCAAGCAAATTATTTAGCAGTAAAAGAGCAGATTGATGCTGGTTATAAAGGCATGGAGCAAGCTGCTATTCTTGACCTCATAGCCTTGGGATACATGGGTGTTGGTGACTTGGCGTTTGTTGAGTGTCTGTTAGAGATGCTGTGGGAGATAGTGGGAAGCATAGAGAATGATGAGCCACTTTTGGATTCAGTACTGATGCATATGGGAAGCATGTATACAACTTTGGGGAAGTTTGAGAATGCAATGCTTGCATATAGGCGGGATGTTGAAATTCTAGAGAGTCTGTTTGGAAAGCATAGTCCTATTCTTATCGCACTACTTATGGGAATGGCAAAGGTCTTTAGCTTTATTGGAAGGGCTACAAAAGCAATAGAGATCTACCATCGGGCGGTCATGATTTTGGAAATGAACAGAGGTGCGGAATGTGAGGATCTTGTGATACCTTTATGTGGTCTTGGCAATCTTCTTATCAAGGAAGGAAAGGCTGCAGATGCAGAAATTTCTTTTAAGAGAATATTGAGCATATATACAAAGTTATATGGAGCCAATGATGGAAGAGTAGGAATGGCTATGTGTTCCCTGGCCCATGCCATGTGTGCAAAAGGAAATCTCAATGAAGCTATTGGTGCATATAGAAAGGGTCTTCAGGTTATTAAGGATTCTGACTATATGGCTTTAGATGACAATGTTCTAGAAAAGATGAGGATTGACTTGGCAGAACTACTTCATATTGCGGGAAGAGAGCATGAAGGTCGGCAGCTACTGGAGGAGTGTTTGCTGATCTCTAAAAGGTACAAAGGGAAAGAGCATCCAGGTTCTGTGACCCACCTTCTAAACCTTGCCAGCTCTTATTCACGCTCAAAGAATTTTGTGGAGGCTGAGCGCTTGCTGAGGACAAGTCTTCAGATCATTCTTTTAAAATACTGTATGAAAATTGTGTTTTGTGCTCTCATATGA
- the LOC131223601 gene encoding nuclear-pore anchor-like isoform X2: MLQYKEIAQVNEVALKQIEFAHEKFKAEADKLKKSLEDEIHFFQGRVSKLESDLVSKSTEVTFAVSGKEEALSSAFAEIDRLKEENSVKT; the protein is encoded by the exons ATGCTACAG tatAAAGAAATAGCACAAGTGAATGAAGTTGCATTGAAGCAAATTGAATTTGCTCATGAAAAATTCAAAGCTGAG gctgacaagctaaagaagtcactggaggatgaaattcattttttccAGGGAAGGGTTTcaaaacttgaaagtgatcttgtgtcaaagtccacagaagttacatttgcagtttcagggaaagaagaagctttatcttctgcatttgctgaaattgaccgtttgaaggaagaaaattctgtaaaaacatGA
- the LOC131223601 gene encoding nuclear-pore anchor-like isoform X1, with the protein MLQYKEIAQVNEVALKQIEFAHEKFKAEVHPCIFNLICLKVAIPIFSVFFFFVFLSFEMCTKACLFDCVYKCYFIQADKLKKSLEDEIHFFQGRVSKLESDLVSKSTEVTFAVSGKEEALSSAFAEIDRLKEENSVKT; encoded by the exons ATGCTACAG tatAAAGAAATAGCACAAGTGAATGAAGTTGCATTGAAGCAAATTGAATTTGCTCATGAAAAATTCAAAGCTGAGGTACATCCCTGTATCTTCAACCTCATTTGTTTGAAAGTTGCAATTCCTattttcagtgttttttttttttttgtctttctttcttttgagatgtgtacaaaggcatgcttgtttgattgtgtctacaaatgctattttatacaggctgacaagctaaagaagtcactggaggatgaaattcattttttccAGGGAAGGGTTTcaaaacttgaaagtgatcttgtgtcaaagtccacagaagttacatttgcagtttcagggaaagaagaagctttatcttctgcatttgctgaaattgaccgtttgaaggaagaaaattctgtaaaaacatGA